Proteins found in one Raphanus sativus cultivar WK10039 unplaced genomic scaffold, ASM80110v3 Scaffold2944, whole genome shotgun sequence genomic segment:
- the LOC130506155 gene encoding transcription factor MYB106-like yields MGRSPCCDKAGLKKGPWTPEEDQKLLAYIEEHGHGSWRSLPEEAGLQRCGKSCRLRWTNYLRPDIKRGKFTVQEEQTIIQLHALLGNRWSAIATHLAKRTDNEIKNYWNTHLKKRLVKMGIDPVTHKHKNETLMSSTGQSKSAAATLSHMAQWESARLEAEARLARESKLLHLQHYQNKKAAAPNHCLAHKASANWTKPNKGNGDQQLESPTSTVTFSENHHLMIMPSGENNNVPNMNEFAVTSSTSSDVKDSDHDWMRQINCPTEGLTSLLLGDSADRSLSTVKNDEAEAGAVAVNESEYSYYEDNKNYWNSILNLVDSSPSDSSTMF; encoded by the exons ATGGGAAGATCGCCGTGCTGTGATAAGGCTGGGTTAAAGAAAGGGCCATGGACACCAGAAGAGGATCAGAAACTTTTGGCTTACATTGAAGAGCATGGTCATGGAAGCTGGCGCTCTTTGCCTGAGGAAGCTG GTCTCCAGAGATGTGGAAAGAGTTGCAGACTCAGATGGACTAATTACCTAAGACCTGACATCAAGAGAGGCAAATTCACTGTACAAGAAGAACAAACCATCATTCAACTCCACGCTCTCCTCGGAAACAG ATGGTCCGCGATTGCAACTCACTTGGCAAAAAGGACAGACAACGAGATCAAGAACTACTGGAACACACACTTGAAGAAACGTCTGGTTAAAATGGGGATAGATCCAGTGACTCACAAGCACAAAAACGAGACTCTAATGTCTTCCACAGGTCAATCCAAGAGCGCAGCAGCCACGCTTAGCCACATGGCTCAGTGGGAGAGTGCTCGGCTCGAAGCTGAAGCAAGACTAGCCAGAGAATCAAAGCTTCTCCATTTACAGCATTACCAAAACAAGAAAGCAGCAGCTCCTAATCATTGCTTGGCTCACAAGGCATCAGCAAATtggacaaaaccaaacaaag GAAACGGAGATCAACAGCTTGAATCACCGACATCGACGGTGACTTTCTCCGAGAATCACCATCTGATGATCATGCCTTCGGGAGAGAATAACAACGTTCCGAACATGAATGAATTCGCCGTGACTTCTTCCACCTCCTCCGATGTCAAAGATTCCGACCACGACTGGATGAGGCAGATCAACTGTCCGACAGAAGGACTCACCAGCCTTCTGCTCGGTGATTCAGCTGATCGGAGTCTCTCCACCGTTAAAAACGACGAGGCGGAGGCCGGAGCCGTCGCAGTCAACGAGAGTGAGTATAGCTACTATGAGGACAACAAGAACTACTGGAATAGCATTCTCAACTTGGTTGATTCTTCACCCTCCGATTCATCAACCATGTTCTGA